A genomic region of bacterium contains the following coding sequences:
- a CDS encoding transglutaminase domain-containing protein: MKKFLKLTIFALVALWWAGSMFVLWKTTRAAQPKVPDSVDVLKVGKLVKQHWASIYFRGDKIGYTSLSIQQTNKKLLVNDITYMRLPVGGTEQEIYAQSIATINPDFSLESFNFELSGGDYITTASGKIEGETLTVIVNTAERTDTLVFPIKGKIYPPSMVPYIVAAKGFEPGKQITIPGYDPFTLQSIAQNVTVVGKKRKHVLGKDYQLWHLKLEVMGLMTEMFVTDSGDVMIERSNMGFEIYREPQEKALAFELSKAGKFDMLKGFAIPARWRCTVTPRKSRYAKFVLIGFKKEILEINDFNQKLFGDTLVVCADGFTPGNKPSPEDTAEQTFIQCHDRRIATAARKITKGESDTLGMLIKINDYLYRNMEKQYQTSIPSAVDILRKMKGDCNEHSTLFVALARALGIPARINVGLMYYAGSFGYHAWVQAYANGRWHTFDPTLGQHPADAAHIKLLSGNLEKQVQLLRLGQVGIDVLECKENCND, from the coding sequence ATGAAAAAGTTTTTGAAATTAACTATATTCGCGCTCGTAGCCCTCTGGTGGGCAGGAAGTATGTTCGTCCTCTGGAAAACCACGCGGGCTGCTCAGCCAAAAGTCCCCGATTCAGTCGATGTGCTTAAGGTGGGAAAGCTTGTGAAACAACACTGGGCTTCTATATACTTCCGAGGCGATAAGATAGGATACACATCGCTTTCGATTCAACAAACCAATAAAAAACTGCTTGTTAACGACATAACATACATGCGATTACCAGTTGGCGGGACGGAACAAGAAATTTACGCACAGTCTATAGCTACGATAAACCCCGACTTTTCACTTGAAAGCTTTAATTTCGAGCTCAGCGGCGGAGATTACATCACAACGGCATCGGGAAAAATTGAAGGGGAAACTCTAACTGTAATAGTAAACACAGCCGAACGAACAGACACCTTAGTATTTCCCATTAAGGGGAAAATATACCCTCCTTCCATGGTGCCTTACATAGTGGCGGCAAAGGGTTTTGAGCCGGGAAAACAGATAACGATACCGGGCTACGACCCATTCACGCTGCAAAGCATCGCGCAGAATGTGACTGTGGTAGGGAAAAAACGGAAGCATGTTCTTGGTAAAGACTATCAGCTGTGGCACCTAAAGCTTGAGGTTATGGGACTCATGACGGAAATGTTTGTGACCGATTCAGGAGATGTAATGATAGAGCGGTCAAATATGGGTTTTGAGATTTATCGCGAACCGCAGGAAAAAGCATTAGCCTTTGAGCTGTCCAAGGCGGGAAAGTTCGATATGCTAAAGGGTTTTGCGATACCAGCTCGCTGGCGATGCACCGTTACTCCAAGAAAATCCAGATATGCAAAGTTCGTGTTGATAGGTTTCAAAAAGGAAATTCTTGAGATTAACGATTTCAACCAGAAACTTTTTGGGGACACCCTTGTAGTTTGCGCCGATGGTTTTACGCCAGGGAATAAGCCATCTCCCGAAGATACGGCAGAGCAGACATTCATCCAGTGTCATGACAGAAGAATAGCTACTGCGGCAAGGAAAATAACAAAAGGTGAGTCAGATACGCTCGGGATGCTAATTAAGATTAACGATTACCTTTACCGAAATATGGAAAAACAATATCAGACTTCAATACCGTCCGCGGTTGACATACTGAGGAAAATGAAGGGTGATTGTAACGAGCACTCAACACTTTTCGTAGCACTCGCGAGAGCATTGGGCATTCCGGCGAGGATCAATGTCGGATTAATGTATTACGCGGGCAGTTTCGGCTATCATGCATGGGTTCAGGCATATGCAAATGGGCGATGGCATACCTTTGACCCCACCCTTGGACAGCACCCAGCCGACGCAGCACACATAAAGCTTCTATCGGGCAATCTTGAAAAACAGGTTCAGCTTCTAAGACTTGGGCAGGTGGGAATAGATGTTCTCGAATGCAAGGAGAACTGCAATGATTAA